A window from Nitrosopumilus adriaticus encodes these proteins:
- the pstC gene encoding phosphate ABC transporter permease subunit PstC yields MARPKLVPKKPGRLPISDKVFKIGATLAGVYVLIMIALLVFQLVSESYPIWEEEGLSFIVGTDWNAVEDRESFGALPYILGTLATSALAMAIGVPLSIGIAMFISDAPAKIGGPLGFLVELLAAVPSVIYGLWGLFVFRVYFKDWIETPLHNAFGDSIWLFSGTPFGLDIITASVILAIMIIPTVSAVSREVMKAVPQQQKEAAYMLGATKWEMFRLAVFPYSKTGLIGASILGLGRAVGETMAVTMLIGNATGIAAIPSSFFKPSQTMSSIIANEFVEASPASLHLPALIGVALVLLLIAIVINVIAHILVTRMLKVKEGAINN; encoded by the coding sequence ATGGCCAGGCCAAAACTTGTACCGAAAAAACCGGGAAGACTTCCAATTTCAGACAAGGTCTTCAAAATCGGTGCAACTCTTGCTGGCGTCTATGTTCTAATAATGATAGCATTGCTTGTCTTTCAATTAGTTTCTGAATCTTATCCAATTTGGGAAGAAGAAGGACTTTCCTTTATTGTTGGTACTGACTGGAACGCAGTTGAGGATCGTGAGTCCTTTGGTGCTTTGCCCTACATCTTGGGAACTTTGGCAACTTCAGCACTTGCCATGGCAATTGGTGTTCCTCTTAGCATCGGAATTGCCATGTTTATCTCAGATGCTCCTGCAAAGATTGGCGGACCCTTAGGATTTCTAGTAGAATTGCTAGCCGCAGTTCCAAGTGTGATTTATGGGCTTTGGGGTCTTTTTGTTTTTAGAGTTTATTTCAAAGATTGGATTGAAACACCACTGCACAATGCTTTTGGGGATTCCATATGGTTATTTTCTGGAACACCATTTGGATTAGACATTATCACTGCAAGTGTAATATTGGCAATTATGATCATCCCAACAGTTTCAGCTGTTTCTCGTGAAGTAATGAAGGCAGTTCCTCAACAACAAAAAGAAGCAGCATACATGCTGGGTGCAACAAAATGGGAAATGTTCAGACTAGCAGTATTTCCATATTCTAAAACGGGTTTGATTGGTGCATCAATACTTGGATTGGGAAGAGCAGTTGGCGAAACCATGGCAGTAACAATGTTAATTGGAAATGCAACAGGGATTGCAGCAATTCCATCGTCATTTTTCAAACCAAGTCAAACAATGTCAAGCATTATTGCAAATGAGTTTGTCGAAGCTTCTCCTGCATCACTGCATCTTCCGGCATTGATTGGAGTTGCACTAGTTTTATTGTTGATTGCAATTGTGATCAATGTTATTGCACATATTCTTGTAACTAGAATGCTCAAAGTTAAGGAGGGAGCAATTAACAATTGA
- the pstA gene encoding phosphate ABC transporter permease PstA — translation MTTTLERRQEYRALFKSNVAKRLVVDKVVRIIVFACVIIAIIPLGSILVEVFKNGIAAISFEFLTETPGSIGSGEGGIGPAIQGTLIIIGLASLIGVPIGVMSGIYLAEYGDNRLARSIRFFNDVFMEFPSIVLGIFAFLVIVLILGHFSVWAGAFALSLIMFPIVARTTEESLKMVPITYREAGTALGLKKWVITFRIVISAAKSGMITGILLSVSRIGGETAPLIMTILGSSQFFSSMDVPMDALPLRIWRLSLLPYDSAQLQGWGSALVLIIIILGINLGVRYYFANKKGHGIIGRLIKAGVTRQK, via the coding sequence TTGACAACTACACTCGAACGAAGACAAGAGTATCGTGCATTATTCAAGTCAAATGTAGCAAAAAGACTTGTAGTCGATAAAGTTGTAAGAATAATTGTTTTTGCATGTGTAATCATTGCAATTATTCCACTTGGAAGTATTCTAGTAGAAGTTTTCAAAAATGGAATAGCTGCAATAAGTTTTGAGTTTTTGACTGAAACACCTGGTTCAATTGGTTCTGGTGAGGGAGGAATTGGTCCTGCAATTCAGGGAACTCTGATAATTATTGGACTTGCAAGTTTGATTGGAGTCCCGATTGGTGTGATGTCCGGCATCTATTTGGCAGAATATGGGGACAACAGACTTGCCCGCTCCATTAGATTCTTCAACGATGTCTTTATGGAATTCCCATCAATCGTACTTGGAATATTTGCATTTTTAGTAATTGTTTTAATTCTTGGCCATTTCTCAGTCTGGGCAGGAGCCTTTGCATTATCTTTGATAATGTTTCCAATTGTAGCTAGAACCACAGAAGAATCCTTGAAGATGGTTCCAATAACTTATCGTGAAGCTGGAACTGCTCTAGGCTTGAAAAAGTGGGTAATTACATTCAGAATCGTAATATCTGCTGCAAAAAGTGGCATGATTACGGGGATTTTACTCTCTGTCTCCAGAATTGGTGGTGAGACTGCGCCATTAATCATGACAATTCTTGGAAGTAGTCAATTCTTTAGCAGTATGGATGTTCCAATGGATGCATTACCTTTGAGAATCTGGAGACTGTCTTTACTTCCATATGATAGTGCGCAGCTTCAAGGTTGGGGATCAGCTCTAGTTTTGATAATAATTATTTTGGGAATCAATTTAGGTGTAAGATACTATTTTGCAAATAAAAAAGGTCACGGTATCATCGGGAGATTAATTAAAGCAGGAGTTACAAGACAAAAATGA
- the pstB gene encoding phosphate ABC transporter ATP-binding protein PstB, whose amino-acid sequence MTALSIPTPKITSSLNSDNSSSPPEVEKKYKMIAEDVTIRYGDFIGVKNITMKFPEKSVTALIGPSGCGKTTFLRCLNRMHDMTKNAKVEGRVMIDEIDLYDKSIDPIYHRRKVGMVFQKPNPFPTMSIYDNVTAGLKLNGVRDKKILDEIVEDSLKMAYLWDEVKSDLKKSAIELSGGQQQRLCIARALAIQPEVLLMDEPASALDPIATQKIEETITELKKEYTIIIVTHNMQQAVRVSDYTGFMYLGELIEFRETKKLFTDPKNELTAKYVQGQFG is encoded by the coding sequence ATGACTGCATTGAGCATACCTACACCAAAAATTACAAGTTCTTTAAATTCAGATAATTCATCGTCCCCTCCCGAAGTAGAGAAGAAATACAAAATGATTGCTGAAGATGTAACAATTCGCTATGGAGATTTCATCGGAGTAAAAAACATCACAATGAAATTCCCAGAAAAATCAGTCACGGCATTAATTGGTCCTTCTGGATGTGGCAAGACTACTTTTCTCAGATGTCTAAACAGAATGCACGACATGACAAAAAATGCAAAAGTCGAAGGAAGAGTAATGATTGACGAGATTGATCTTTATGACAAGTCAATTGATCCTATTTACCATAGAAGAAAAGTTGGAATGGTTTTCCAAAAACCCAATCCATTTCCAACAATGTCGATTTATGACAATGTAACTGCCGGACTAAAACTCAACGGAGTTAGAGATAAGAAAATTCTTGATGAAATAGTAGAGGACTCTCTAAAGATGGCGTATCTTTGGGATGAAGTCAAAAGTGATTTGAAAAAATCTGCAATCGAGTTATCTGGAGGTCAGCAACAAAGACTCTGCATTGCAAGAGCCTTGGCAATCCAGCCAGAAGTACTGCTCATGGATGAGCCTGCATCAGCACTTGATCCAATAGCAACACAAAAAATCGAAGAGACCATTACAGAGCTAAAAAAAGAATACACAATCATCATAGTTACCCACAATATGCAGCAGGCAGTTCGAGTTTCAGATTATACTGGATTCATGTATCTTGGAGAACTAATTGAGTTTAGAGAGACAAAGAAACTATTCACGGACCCAAAAAATGAGTTGACTGCAAAATATGTACAGGGGCAATTTGGATAA
- a CDS encoding phosphate signaling complex PhoU family protein, with amino-acid sequence MTRLIDPSLEKLSRIMSEMGDMAIECVSLAVDSYLEGKNTNDQVYELSDSIRNKYFEVEDLIFDMLLKYQPVADDFRMIRSSTEISYAFSRFGRYAYDITQVRDLFGDISECTNASLLEITKKVKHMIKEAVMSFAELDVRKAVKIQEDEAFIDKIYKERLPKLIESNNTKCALAEALLLRYLERIGDHAVFMSDAINYIVTGKHKPSEKRIADHTKPPSKETL; translated from the coding sequence ATGACTAGATTAATCGATCCTTCACTTGAAAAGCTATCTAGAATAATGTCTGAGATGGGAGATATGGCAATTGAATGCGTATCCCTAGCAGTTGACTCGTATCTTGAAGGCAAAAACACCAATGATCAAGTCTACGAGTTATCAGATTCTATTCGTAACAAGTATTTCGAAGTCGAAGATTTGATTTTCGATATGCTGCTAAAATATCAACCAGTCGCAGATGACTTTAGAATGATTCGCTCTTCAACTGAAATATCATATGCATTTTCCAGATTTGGCAGATATGCATACGACATCACTCAAGTCAGGGATTTGTTTGGAGATATTTCAGAGTGCACAAATGCATCATTACTTGAAATTACAAAAAAAGTCAAGCATATGATAAAAGAGGCCGTCATGTCTTTTGCAGAACTAGACGTTAGAAAAGCTGTAAAAATTCAGGAAGATGAAGCATTCATAGATAAAATATACAAAGAGAGATTACCAAAACTAATCGAATCAAACAATACAAAATGTGCTTTAGCTGAAGCATTACTCTTACGGTATCTTGAAAGAATCGGAGACCATGCAGTTTTCATGAGCGATGCAATCAACTATATCGTTACAGGAAAACACAAACCAAGTGAAAAGAGGATTGCTGATCACACTAAACCTCCATCAAAGGAGACATTATGA
- a CDS encoding response regulator: MNIVPKVIVVDDVQSHLDVFCEFLRLKNIDVVGIGSDGLEAVQLYEKIRPDIVLIDLAMPIYDGHYALEKILSINKNAKIIVMTAIENAKNREMLLEDGAIDVLQKPFELNRVADVINKAFKDQRIISKRYD; the protein is encoded by the coding sequence ATGAATATTGTTCCCAAGGTAATCGTTGTAGATGACGTTCAATCGCATTTGGATGTTTTTTGCGAATTTTTACGCTTGAAAAACATAGATGTTGTTGGAATTGGAAGCGATGGCCTTGAAGCAGTTCAGCTTTATGAAAAGATTCGTCCTGACATCGTACTGATAGATTTGGCAATGCCTATCTATGACGGGCATTATGCACTGGAAAAAATATTGTCGATAAACAAAAATGCCAAAATAATTGTAATGACTGCAATTGAGAATGCAAAAAACAGAGAAATGTTATTAGAAGATGGAGCAATTGATGTTCTCCAGAAACCATTTGAATTAAACCGCGTAGCAGATGTAATCAACAAGGCATTCAAAGATCAAAGAATTATTTCCAAAAGATACGACTAG
- a CDS encoding P-II family nitrogen regulator, producing MYKIEAVVRNSVFYEVKKALVEVGISTFSAFQVQITGIHHSHKGLRTNSHNYIPKSKIELLCADEDKDKVIEIIQKTATTGEKGDGIVFCYKIENLVKIRDGKNDKEAL from the coding sequence ATGTATAAGATAGAAGCAGTTGTTAGAAATTCAGTTTTCTATGAGGTAAAAAAGGCCCTAGTAGAAGTTGGCATTTCAACATTCTCAGCATTTCAAGTTCAAATTACAGGAATCCATCATTCTCACAAAGGATTAAGAACAAACTCACACAACTACATCCCAAAATCCAAAATTGAGCTTCTTTGTGCAGATGAAGATAAAGACAAAGTGATTGAGATTATTCAAAAAACTGCAACTACGGGTGAAAAAGGAGATGGTATAGTGTTTTGCTATAAAATTGAGAATTTAGTAAAGATTCGCGATGGTAAAAATGACAAAGAGGCCCTTTGA
- a CDS encoding superoxide dismutase, translating into MSDFVLPKLPYAYDALEPYIDAQTMEIHHSKHHQAYTNGLNDTWEDMSKDNQDLALLIILSDLDQLKPEVRGRINFHGGGYTNHELFWKSMKPGGGGEPSGPLKDEIVKEFGSFEKFKEVFSSKTAAIQGSGWGWLIYDPKSKKIKFKTTENQDSPITEELIPLLGLDVWEHAYYLKYENKRPDYIAAWWNVVNWEEIEGRFARAPQDAKAFFTRNRT; encoded by the coding sequence ATGTCGGATTTTGTTTTACCTAAATTGCCATATGCATATGATGCGCTAGAGCCATACATCGATGCACAAACTATGGAGATTCATCATTCAAAACATCATCAAGCTTACACAAACGGATTAAACGATACATGGGAAGACATGTCAAAAGACAATCAAGATTTAGCGTTGCTCATCATACTTTCAGATTTGGATCAACTCAAACCAGAAGTTAGAGGTCGAATTAATTTTCATGGAGGGGGATACACCAATCATGAATTATTTTGGAAGAGTATGAAGCCTGGTGGGGGCGGAGAGCCAAGCGGTCCACTAAAAGATGAAATTGTAAAAGAGTTTGGAAGTTTTGAGAAATTCAAAGAAGTGTTTTCATCAAAGACTGCAGCCATTCAAGGGAGTGGATGGGGATGGCTAATTTATGATCCAAAATCAAAGAAAATTAAATTTAAAACAACAGAAAACCAAGACAGTCCAATCACAGAGGAACTCATTCCGCTATTAGGACTGGATGTATGGGAGCATGCTTACTATCTAAAATACGAAAACAAGAGACCAGATTACATTGCAGCTTGGTGGAATGTGGTTAATTGGGAAGAAATTGAAGGTAGATTTGCAAGAGCCCCACAGGATGCAAAAGCATTCTTTACAAGAAATAGAACATAA
- a CDS encoding universal stress protein, with translation MAIKPNNYKKILVLHGGFEAGDSALAHGINLAKLSNGSVTILHVVNIPKYPMESISNKLERIELQKKLQDTAFHMKKTMEQEFQKKIKKYNKNKVKTSLVVLIGPTLQKVLEYEKKNNFNLIVMGKSKGSRSVESRSVVGGLTIKLLEQLRCPTLMLDVPVSAKFIGSR, from the coding sequence TTGGCAATAAAACCAAATAACTATAAGAAAATACTCGTTTTACATGGTGGGTTTGAAGCCGGGGATTCTGCTTTGGCACATGGAATTAATCTTGCAAAGTTATCAAATGGATCTGTTACAATTTTACATGTGGTTAACATTCCGAAATACCCTATGGAGAGTATATCCAACAAACTTGAAAGAATTGAACTACAAAAAAAATTACAAGACACTGCATTTCACATGAAAAAAACTATGGAGCAAGAATTTCAGAAAAAAATTAAAAAATATAACAAGAATAAAGTAAAAACTTCCCTTGTAGTACTAATTGGTCCAACATTACAAAAAGTCTTAGAATATGAAAAGAAAAATAATTTTAATTTGATAGTTATGGGAAAAAGTAAGGGTTCTAGGTCAGTTGAGAGTAGATCTGTTGTTGGTGGGCTTACAATAAAATTATTGGAACAATTGCGCTGTCCCACCTTAATGCTAGACGTACCTGTATCTGCTAAATTCATTGGTAGTCGTTAA
- a CDS encoding universal stress protein: MNNNSSINTDVFKNILVTYVKPTNKETAFNMGLAMAKTNHSKLSVIEFSQDESPQFVFFKTKKDKTKADKHKAKILNLLKKFEAKAHEENISLKTSFKSTESLVDSIVEYVDSNKIDLLIVDHPHLSNSEQQHFNDVVSAIHEEVKCNVLTLK, encoded by the coding sequence ATGAATAATAATTCTAGCATTAATACGGATGTTTTCAAAAATATTCTTGTAACTTATGTAAAACCCACCAACAAGGAAACTGCATTCAACATGGGGCTGGCAATGGCAAAAACCAACCACTCAAAATTATCTGTTATTGAATTCTCACAGGATGAGTCTCCACAATTTGTCTTCTTTAAAACCAAAAAAGACAAGACAAAGGCAGATAAACATAAGGCCAAAATCTTGAATTTGCTAAAAAAATTTGAAGCAAAGGCCCATGAAGAAAACATTTCACTTAAAACTTCATTCAAATCAACAGAATCTCTAGTTGATAGCATTGTTGAATATGTAGACTCCAACAAAATTGATTTGTTAATTGTAGATCATCCACACTTGTCTAATTCAGAACAACAACATTTCAATGATGTTGTTAGTGCAATACATGAAGAAGTAAAATGCAACGTGTTGACTTTAAAATGA
- a CDS encoding mechanosensitive ion channel family protein, protein MHNSKMMFSFVVLIALLVTFSTHEVFAQSSFSVETLYEPGIEAVTSFATSIAETAPKIIAASILLLIGLVVGKVFGKVISKTALKFLQKTKLQNDDLLSAGTSNQDSSKLIASSVRWFIYLFFIIAAINALEFEQLSTALTDLWLWVPNLLAFILIIVVGLIVATFIGKWLDQELVKSNFGGSKYVKIGVKGIIYAVIFAVGLTQLGIGQQIIPILVSAFSWSIAIGIGAAIAIGLGFTFKEIFPAIINTASKQRSVLKVGQKVRIGNVTGTLTAVELLHVIVATENNESIIIPTKELGNSNIVIMGTVNE, encoded by the coding sequence ATGCATAATTCAAAAATGATGTTTTCATTTGTAGTGTTGATTGCTTTACTAGTAACATTTTCAACCCATGAAGTGTTTGCACAATCAAGCTTTTCGGTTGAAACTTTGTATGAACCTGGAATTGAGGCAGTAACATCTTTTGCAACTAGTATTGCTGAAACTGCCCCAAAAATTATTGCAGCATCTATTTTATTGTTAATCGGATTAGTAGTTGGAAAAGTATTTGGAAAAGTAATTTCAAAAACAGCATTAAAATTCTTACAGAAAACTAAGCTACAAAACGATGATCTCTTATCCGCAGGAACATCTAATCAAGATTCTTCTAAATTAATTGCCTCGAGTGTCAGATGGTTCATCTATTTATTCTTCATAATTGCTGCCATCAATGCATTAGAATTTGAACAGTTATCAACTGCACTTACTGATTTGTGGTTGTGGGTTCCAAATCTTCTTGCATTCATTCTAATTATTGTAGTTGGATTGATAGTTGCTACTTTTATTGGTAAATGGCTTGATCAGGAATTAGTTAAATCAAACTTTGGAGGATCAAAATATGTTAAGATTGGTGTTAAAGGAATCATTTACGCTGTAATCTTTGCAGTTGGTTTAACGCAACTAGGAATTGGGCAGCAGATAATTCCAATATTGGTCTCTGCATTCTCATGGAGTATTGCAATTGGAATTGGAGCTGCAATAGCAATAGGTCTTGGATTTACATTCAAAGAAATATTCCCTGCAATTATTAACACTGCTTCAAAACAGCGTTCAGTTCTAAAAGTTGGTCAAAAAGTACGAATTGGAAATGTAACTGGAACCCTTACTGCTGTAGAATTACTGCATGTAATTGTTGCAACGGAAAATAATGAAAGCATCATAATTCCTACCAAAGAATTGGGTAATTCCAACATAGTCATTATGGGAACAGTAAATGAATAA
- a CDS encoding adenylate/guanylate cyclase domain-containing protein encodes MDDKIVIDMAKKGVENLLSEKTPSIVDMLMGRGTEKIIDSETLIEEIKERVSNSLNHNFMYSAVTEESEIFLRKKVLESMEMAVLFIDLVGSTDMILNLPKEKLATIFTTFAQEMAYVIKRHDGFVLKFVGDAVIGYFVAEGLSASVASRAVTCAESMLKVLKVGINPILKNNDLPELKVRIGIDYGENTIVRYGDDLQEAHVDILGTSVSMAAKIQNLAKPDQIMVGNDIYTKIHGSIQEYFALLKLDKSQWSYKSAKTGKIYPVYAYIGK; translated from the coding sequence ATGGATGATAAAATTGTCATTGATATGGCAAAAAAGGGTGTAGAGAATTTACTCTCTGAAAAAACCCCTAGCATAGTTGATATGTTAATGGGACGTGGTACTGAAAAAATAATTGACTCTGAAACATTAATTGAAGAAATAAAGGAACGAGTTTCAAATTCACTTAATCATAATTTCATGTATTCTGCAGTAACTGAAGAATCTGAAATATTTCTAAGAAAAAAAGTATTAGAAAGTATGGAGATGGCAGTGCTGTTTATTGATCTTGTTGGTTCCACAGATATGATATTGAATTTACCCAAAGAGAAACTTGCGACCATTTTTACTACATTTGCTCAAGAAATGGCATATGTGATAAAACGGCATGATGGCTTTGTATTGAAATTTGTAGGTGATGCCGTAATTGGGTATTTTGTTGCAGAAGGCTTGTCTGCATCTGTTGCCAGCAGAGCTGTAACTTGTGCTGAATCTATGCTTAAAGTTCTAAAAGTTGGGATAAATCCAATTCTGAAAAATAATGATCTGCCTGAATTAAAGGTGAGAATTGGAATTGATTATGGAGAAAATACTATTGTGCGATATGGTGATGACTTGCAAGAGGCACATGTGGATATCTTGGGAACCTCTGTTAGTATGGCTGCAAAAATCCAAAATCTAGCAAAACCAGATCAAATTATGGTGGGTAATGATATTTACACAAAGATTCATGGTTCTATTCAAGAATATTTTGCCCTTTTGAAATTGGATAAATCTCAATGGAGTTACAAATCTGCAAAAACTGGAAAAATATATCCAGTATATGCGTATATAGGAAAATAA
- a CDS encoding mechanosensitive ion channel family protein, with protein sequence MKQIKGLVIWIVITVGFWFANYYLVHDYIEKAFYTFAALTIIHIAFKIILDNQFSKKIKEKKTRYSFKKITSIMYVGSFIAALAAIWSGGTQEVTVAFGLVTAGVAFALQDVLKNLAGAIIIYINRLYVVGDRIEINSKTGDVLDIGIFYTTILEIREWISSDSPTGRISTIPNGWVIANNVNNYTKDHNYIWDEISISLDYKSDAKYAQEKFMSIVTSQTTQFVEKAKKSIENMGEKYYLGEANAEPVIFMSLTDKEIFLKIRYTVETRQRGLVKDKISNLILEEIRNSHDKIMISTQTLNITGFPDLSINDNKQK encoded by the coding sequence ATGAAACAGATTAAAGGATTAGTAATTTGGATAGTAATTACAGTTGGGTTTTGGTTTGCAAATTATTATTTAGTCCATGATTATATTGAAAAAGCATTTTACACATTTGCGGCATTAACCATAATTCACATCGCTTTCAAAATAATTCTAGATAATCAATTTTCTAAAAAAATCAAGGAGAAAAAAACCAGGTATTCTTTTAAAAAAATTACATCCATAATGTATGTAGGATCATTTATTGCAGCACTTGCTGCAATATGGTCAGGAGGAACGCAGGAGGTAACTGTTGCTTTTGGATTAGTAACAGCAGGAGTTGCATTTGCGTTGCAAGATGTGTTAAAAAATTTGGCAGGTGCCATAATTATTTACATCAATAGGCTATACGTAGTAGGCGATAGAATTGAGATAAATTCCAAAACAGGAGATGTTCTTGATATAGGAATCTTTTACACCACTATTTTAGAGATAAGGGAATGGATATCTTCAGATTCTCCTACAGGGAGGATCAGTACCATTCCAAATGGATGGGTAATTGCAAATAATGTCAACAATTACACAAAAGATCATAATTACATATGGGATGAAATTTCTATTTCACTTGATTACAAAAGTGATGCAAAATATGCTCAAGAAAAATTCATGAGTATTGTAACATCACAAACAACACAATTTGTTGAGAAAGCAAAAAAAAGCATAGAAAATATGGGAGAAAAGTATTATCTCGGAGAGGCAAATGCAGAGCCTGTAATTTTCATGTCATTGACAGACAAGGAAATTTTCTTGAAAATCAGATACACTGTAGAAACTCGACAACGCGGATTAGTTAAAGATAAAATCAGTAATCTAATTTTAGAGGAAATTAGAAACTCACATGATAAAATCATGATTTCCACTCAGACATTAAACATTACAGGCTTTCCCGATTTGTCAATTAATGACAATAAACAAAAATAA
- a CDS encoding transcription initiation factor IIB: MQKCQLDNCSKNNLITDSFSGEILCADCGTVIEEKLDNNNETQIHSLEDFMTKSHVGSKQSLSMYDKGMNSVIGNDRDATGKPLNSASKSQFNRLRQLDNRSKLRQSSQRTLVKSLTFLNGLKEKLGISENTVEVTCSLFRRAQKNRLTKGRTANSLMAAALYVSCRQTMTPRSLDDISELGNIHKKSLQKAVRVLIDEFRLNVPQYNTSSFLSKLSSDMGISEKTKRYALKILADVEELGATAGKNPIGQAAASLYLASMLMGESVNQRKFSEVSGVSTVTLRNRKNTIQKLLDL; this comes from the coding sequence ATGCAAAAATGTCAATTAGATAATTGCAGTAAAAATAATTTGATTACTGATTCTTTTAGTGGTGAAATTTTATGTGCAGATTGCGGTACTGTAATAGAAGAAAAATTAGATAACAATAATGAAACACAGATTCACAGTCTTGAAGATTTTATGACAAAGAGTCATGTTGGATCCAAACAATCACTTTCAATGTATGATAAAGGAATGAATTCCGTTATTGGAAACGATCGTGATGCAACTGGGAAACCACTAAACTCTGCAAGTAAATCTCAGTTTAATCGATTACGTCAATTAGATAATAGAAGTAAATTGAGACAATCATCGCAAAGAACTCTTGTTAAATCATTGACGTTCTTGAACGGATTAAAAGAAAAATTGGGAATATCAGAAAACACTGTGGAGGTTACTTGTTCATTATTTAGACGAGCACAAAAAAATCGCCTTACCAAGGGAAGAACTGCAAACTCTTTGATGGCAGCAGCTTTGTATGTCTCCTGCAGACAGACCATGACTCCTAGAAGCTTAGATGATATTTCTGAACTTGGCAATATCCATAAAAAATCTCTGCAAAAAGCAGTTAGGGTATTGATTGATGAATTTAGATTGAATGTTCCTCAGTATAATACTTCATCATTTCTATCAAAGCTATCCAGCGATATGGGGATTTCTGAGAAAACAAAGCGCTATGCCTTGAAGATTTTGGCAGATGTAGAAGAGCTAGGCGCAACTGCAGGAAAAAATCCTATAGGTCAGGCAGCAGCATCATTATACCTGGCATCAATGCTGATGGGGGAATCTGTTAATCAAAGAAAATTCTCTGAAGTTTCAGGTGTATCTACAGTTACACTGAGAAATAGGAAAAACACAATTCAGAAACTCTTAGATCTGTAA
- the hsp20 gene encoding archaeal heat shock protein Hsp20, protein MFDDQFERAFRRLSNPFFSMGDVFDSPRGGTVQTFGPYYYGYVKTVGEDGVPHVTEWGNAKPGSYLPDSSVRDPYVDVSVDEKERTLKIVSEMPGIEKSDIKLNVSDKLVLLSAEHNDRKYEKKIPLPTKVDENSAKAKYTNGVLELTLALAEEKPQGKLVSVE, encoded by the coding sequence ATGTTTGATGACCAATTCGAAAGAGCATTTCGAAGATTGTCGAATCCCTTTTTTTCAATGGGCGATGTCTTCGATAGTCCAAGGGGAGGCACAGTCCAAACTTTTGGCCCATACTACTACGGTTACGTAAAGACTGTAGGGGAAGATGGAGTTCCTCATGTAACTGAATGGGGAAATGCAAAACCAGGAAGTTATCTCCCTGATTCGTCAGTAAGAGATCCATATGTCGATGTATCAGTTGACGAAAAAGAACGTACCCTCAAGATAGTATCTGAGATGCCAGGAATTGAAAAATCTGATATCAAACTAAACGTATCAGACAAACTGGTCTTGCTCTCAGCAGAACACAATGACAGAAAGTACGAAAAGAAAATTCCTCTACCAACTAAAGTAGATGAAAATTCTGCCAAAGCAAAATACACAAACGGAGTATTGGAACTGACATTGGCGCTTGCCGAAGAAAAACCTCAAGGTAAGCTGGTGTCAGTAGAATGA
- a CDS encoding universal stress protein, producing the protein MDLNKILVPIDGSKKSFEALDRAITLAGFTHGHVTGIYVIPHVIDGGPRTKAFDKQLEEDGKIILKKAAKRAGNKNVKFTTKILRGSPGHVTLHTAKAGKFDHIVMSTTGSGSATKDMIGSVSNHVLQKSKIPVYLIK; encoded by the coding sequence ATGGATCTTAATAAAATTCTAGTACCAATTGATGGTTCAAAAAAATCCTTTGAAGCCCTAGACAGAGCAATTACACTAGCTGGATTTACACATGGTCACGTAACAGGCATTTATGTAATCCCCCACGTAATTGATGGAGGCCCAAGAACAAAGGCGTTTGATAAGCAGTTAGAGGAAGATGGAAAGATTATTCTAAAAAAAGCAGCAAAACGCGCTGGAAACAAAAATGTCAAATTTACAACTAAAATTCTAAGAGGATCACCAGGACACGTTACACTCCACACTGCAAAAGCAGGCAAGTTTGATCATATCGTAATGAGTACTACAGGATCTGGTTCTGCCACAAAAGACATGATAGGTAGTGTATCAAACCATGTCCTTCAAAAATCCAAAATTCCAGTGTACCTGATCAAATAA